The following are encoded together in the Thermomonas brevis genome:
- the ftsX gene encoding permease-like cell division protein FtsX produces MAKQDNQRVANVHSSRAGAWLEHHGYSVVASLGRMLRKPWASLLTVGVMAMALALPLGLWVVLHNVQRLGGQVQAAREVTVFLKPGIDAAQADALADMLRARADVAKVERVAPEQALAQLRQREDLAAAIDALGADAARAALPQVLRATPRDDERALVEAAQALPETDRVQFDALWRERLQAWLGFGARAVQVLAALLGLGALLVVGNTVRLDIQSRREEIGVLQLLGASDGFVRRPFLYLGAWYGLAAGALALGILTLAWKALQSPLAALAARYGSTFALRGLDPLAAICVLAGAGLLGWLGAGLVTGHYLRQTRPLEH; encoded by the coding sequence ATGGCTAAGCAGGACAACCAGCGCGTCGCCAACGTGCATTCCAGCCGCGCCGGCGCGTGGCTGGAGCACCACGGCTACAGCGTCGTCGCCAGCCTTGGCCGCATGCTGCGCAAGCCGTGGGCGAGCCTGCTCACGGTGGGCGTGATGGCGATGGCGCTGGCGCTGCCGCTGGGCCTGTGGGTGGTGCTGCACAACGTGCAGCGGCTGGGCGGGCAGGTGCAGGCCGCGCGCGAGGTGACGGTGTTCCTGAAGCCCGGCATCGACGCGGCGCAGGCGGACGCGCTGGCCGACATGCTGCGCGCGCGCGCCGACGTGGCGAAGGTGGAACGCGTCGCGCCGGAACAGGCGCTGGCGCAGTTGCGCCAGCGCGAGGATCTGGCGGCGGCGATCGACGCGCTGGGCGCGGACGCGGCGCGTGCGGCGCTGCCGCAGGTGCTGCGGGCGACGCCGCGCGACGACGAGCGCGCGCTGGTCGAGGCCGCGCAGGCGCTGCCGGAAACCGACCGCGTCCAGTTCGATGCGCTGTGGCGCGAGCGTCTGCAAGCGTGGCTGGGCTTCGGCGCGCGCGCGGTGCAGGTGCTGGCGGCGCTGCTGGGGCTGGGCGCGCTGCTGGTGGTCGGCAACACCGTGCGCCTGGACATCCAGTCGCGGCGCGAGGAGATCGGCGTGCTGCAACTGCTGGGCGCCAGCGACGGCTTCGTGCGCCGGCCCTTCCTCTACCTCGGCGCCTGGTACGGGCTGGCGGCGGGCGCGCTGGCGCTGGGCATCCTCACCCTGGCGTGGAAGGCGCTGCAATCGCCGCTGGCCGCGCTGGCCGCGCGTTACGGCAGCACGTTCGCGCTGCGCGGGCTCGATCCGCTGGCCGCGATCTGCGTGCTGGCCGGCGCCGGCCTGCTCGGCTGGCTCGGCGCCGGCCTCGTGACCGGGCACTATCTGCGGCAAACCCGCCCGCTGGAGCATTGA
- a CDS encoding response regulator, whose amino-acid sequence MAGKQDLRHVVSDAPRVMVVDGSKLVRKLVGDTLLKELPGAQVIGCSGIAEARKALEDGAVDLVTTALVLPDGDGLALARSVREASGQAYVPVIVISGNAQEALETRAFTEDITDYFDKSLGQGALAAFIRGYVHPAPIEGARVLYVEDSKVVAVATKRMLERHGMQVLHMISAEDALDHLHKFLGRKDGDVGADLLLSDVYLKGALSGRELLNQIRGVFRYGKRRLPMVMMTGDDNRDNQAALLREGANDLVLKPIEERLLVTKVLFQLRLAKMKQE is encoded by the coding sequence ATGGCTGGCAAACAGGATCTTCGCCACGTGGTCAGCGACGCGCCGCGGGTGATGGTGGTCGACGGCAGCAAGCTGGTGCGCAAGCTGGTCGGCGACACGCTGCTGAAGGAGCTGCCGGGCGCGCAGGTGATCGGCTGCTCCGGCATTGCCGAGGCGCGCAAGGCGCTGGAGGACGGCGCGGTCGATCTGGTGACCACCGCGCTGGTGCTGCCGGACGGCGACGGCCTGGCGCTGGCGCGCAGCGTGCGCGAGGCGTCGGGGCAGGCCTACGTGCCGGTGATCGTGATCTCCGGCAACGCGCAGGAAGCGCTGGAGACGCGCGCCTTCACCGAGGACATCACCGACTACTTCGACAAGTCGCTGGGGCAGGGCGCGCTGGCCGCGTTCATCCGCGGCTACGTGCATCCGGCGCCGATCGAGGGCGCGCGCGTGCTGTACGTCGAGGACAGCAAGGTGGTGGCGGTGGCGACCAAGCGCATGCTGGAGCGCCACGGCATGCAGGTGCTGCACATGATCAGCGCCGAGGACGCGCTGGACCACCTGCACAAGTTCCTCGGCCGCAAGGACGGCGACGTCGGCGCCGACCTGCTGCTCAGCGACGTGTACCTGAAGGGCGCGCTCAGCGGCCGCGAACTGCTCAACCAGATCCGCGGCGTGTTCCGCTACGGCAAGCGCCGCCTGCCGATGGTGATGATGACCGGCGACGACAACCGCGACAACCAGGCCGCGCTGCTGCGCGAGGGTGCCAACGACCTGGTGCTCAAGCCGATCGAGGAACGGCTGCTGGTGACCAAGGTGCTGTTCCAGCTGCGGTTGGCGAAGATGAAGCAGGAGTGA
- a CDS encoding carbohydrate binding family 9 domain-containing protein, protein MKPFVPTPHALAAALLLCAPFAHAASQDAGAQPPPANYVPGGRIPQLQGEIAIDGKLDDAAWQGALVQEIAYDTRPGDNTPAPVKTVVRIGYTADALYVAFHATDPDPSKIRAHLRDRDAMFNDDWVGVFLDTFNDHRRGYELVVNPLGVQGDIIRDETNTNNQEDSSWDGLWQSAGQLTADGYDVEFRIPFSTLRFPTGGGDQRWGISLYRNWPRDKRHQLASHKVPRDSNCFQCEWGKYDGMAGAQQGRNLEVVPTLTMGKTQTRDAAGDPWRSGDTSIEPGIDVSWAPSPAMTLNATINPDFSQVETDQLQLDINNSFALFYQEKRPFFLEGADYFTSQFDVLYTRQIADPDYGLRVTGRDGGNTYGAIVARDAAPQVLIPGTQGSQFQALEEKADVAVGRYRYDIGTELSLGAIGTFRQGDDYANNVAGVDARWRKGAHTATAQFLHSQSEYPDDIVDLYKDDLGNDATPSGNAWRAQYGFSNRNWNFDAWHESIDPGFRADLGFIGMVGYDKSLVGGQRMWYRDGKAFERISLYADWDITHRFDGQLLERELEAQVGVNGPMQSFASLHGMTRIAYWNGKLFDEHYVDLNANFRPTGNLQLGAYLQAGTMIDRDASKTGQRTMLELFGNANVGRGIAVDWDLIRQRMRRDGGTAFTATVLNAGGSWQFDPRQRLRVTLQGSEVKRDQALYVDTVNETARDWAAQLVYSYKINPRTALYAGASYGAFMDDDNPTMFGSTRSVFLKLSYGWQP, encoded by the coding sequence TTGAAGCCGTTCGTTCCAACGCCGCATGCCCTGGCCGCCGCGCTGCTACTGTGCGCCCCGTTCGCCCACGCCGCCAGCCAGGACGCCGGCGCGCAGCCGCCGCCCGCCAACTACGTGCCCGGCGGCCGCATCCCGCAGTTGCAGGGCGAGATCGCCATCGACGGCAAGCTCGACGATGCCGCGTGGCAGGGCGCGCTGGTGCAGGAAATCGCCTACGACACCCGGCCCGGCGACAACACGCCGGCGCCGGTGAAGACCGTCGTGCGCATCGGCTACACCGCCGACGCGCTGTACGTGGCCTTCCACGCCACCGACCCGGACCCGTCGAAGATCCGCGCGCACCTGCGCGACCGCGACGCGATGTTCAACGACGACTGGGTGGGCGTGTTCCTCGACACCTTCAACGACCACCGCCGCGGCTACGAGCTGGTGGTGAATCCGCTCGGCGTGCAGGGCGACATCATCCGCGACGAGACCAATACCAACAACCAGGAAGACTCCAGCTGGGACGGCCTGTGGCAGAGCGCCGGCCAGCTCACCGCCGACGGCTACGACGTCGAGTTCCGCATCCCGTTCTCCACCCTGCGCTTCCCCACCGGCGGCGGCGACCAGCGCTGGGGCATCTCGCTGTACCGCAACTGGCCGCGCGACAAGCGCCACCAGCTGGCCAGCCACAAGGTGCCGCGCGACTCCAACTGCTTCCAGTGCGAATGGGGCAAGTACGACGGCATGGCCGGGGCGCAGCAGGGCCGCAACCTGGAAGTCGTGCCGACCCTGACCATGGGCAAGACCCAGACCCGCGACGCCGCGGGCGATCCGTGGCGCAGCGGCGACACCAGCATCGAGCCGGGCATCGACGTGAGCTGGGCGCCATCGCCGGCGATGACCCTCAACGCGACGATCAACCCGGACTTCTCGCAGGTCGAAACCGACCAGCTGCAGCTGGACATCAACAACAGCTTCGCCCTGTTCTACCAGGAGAAGCGGCCGTTCTTCCTCGAAGGCGCGGACTACTTCACCAGCCAGTTCGACGTGCTCTACACCCGCCAGATCGCCGATCCGGACTACGGCCTGCGCGTCACCGGCCGCGACGGCGGCAACACCTACGGCGCGATCGTCGCCCGCGACGCCGCGCCGCAGGTGCTGATCCCCGGCACCCAGGGCTCGCAGTTCCAGGCGCTCGAAGAAAAGGCGGACGTGGCGGTGGGCCGCTATCGCTACGACATCGGCACCGAGCTCAGCCTCGGCGCGATCGGCACCTTCCGCCAGGGCGACGACTACGCCAACAACGTGGCCGGCGTCGACGCGCGCTGGCGCAAGGGCGCGCACACCGCGACCGCGCAGTTCCTGCACAGCCAGTCCGAATACCCGGACGACATCGTCGATCTGTACAAGGACGACCTGGGCAACGACGCCACCCCGTCCGGCAACGCCTGGCGCGCGCAGTACGGGTTCAGCAACCGCAACTGGAACTTCGACGCCTGGCACGAGAGCATCGATCCCGGCTTTCGCGCCGACCTCGGCTTCATCGGCATGGTCGGCTACGACAAATCGCTGGTCGGCGGACAGCGCATGTGGTATCGCGACGGCAAGGCGTTCGAGCGCATCAGCCTGTACGCCGACTGGGACATCACCCATCGCTTCGACGGCCAGCTGCTGGAGCGCGAGCTGGAAGCGCAGGTCGGCGTGAACGGGCCGATGCAGAGCTTCGCCAGCCTGCACGGCATGACCCGCATCGCGTACTGGAACGGCAAGCTGTTCGACGAGCACTACGTCGACCTCAACGCCAACTTCCGCCCGACCGGCAACCTGCAGCTGGGCGCCTACCTGCAGGCCGGCACGATGATCGACCGCGACGCCAGCAAGACCGGCCAGCGGACGATGCTGGAGCTGTTCGGCAACGCCAACGTCGGCCGCGGCATCGCGGTGGACTGGGACCTGATCCGCCAGCGCATGCGCCGCGACGGCGGCACCGCGTTCACCGCCACCGTGCTCAACGCCGGCGGCAGCTGGCAGTTCGACCCGCGCCAGCGCCTGCGCGTGACCCTGCAGGGCAGCGAGGTGAAGCGCGACCAGGCGCTGTACGTGGATACGGTCAACGAGACCGCGCGCGACTGGGCCGCGCAGCTGGTCTATTCGTACAAGATCAACCCGCGCACCGCGCTGTACGCCGGCGCGTCCTACGGCGCGTTCATGGACGACGACAACCCGACCATGTTCGGCAGCACCCGCAGCGTGTTCCTGAAATTGAGCTACGGCTGGCAGCCTTGA
- a CDS encoding M1 family metallopeptidase — protein sequence MRQLLLSVSIAAALGVSATGCQGNQSPAPAAQAPAAPAAAAEKVVDEHSFSQPDKVRTNDLALDLAIDFDKKTIGGTATYTLDWVDKTATQLVLDTRDLTIDKAEGLGADGQWSPLTFALSDKDKVLGSALTIETPTRPAKVRVTYATSPDASGLQWLAPSMTEGGKQPFMFSQSQQIHARSWVPLQDTPQIRFTYSAHVVAPADAMVLMSADNDPKAARDGDYSFKMPQKIPSYLLAIAAGDLVFKPISERSGVWAEPAMVDKATAEFEDTEKMIDTAESLYGPYRWGRYDLLVLPPSFPYGGMENPRLTFATPTVIVGDKSLVSLVAHELAHSWSGNLVTFATDKDSWLNEGTTTYVQGRITEALYGKDMAEMEEVIDRDELKQEFASIDPKLQRLSLKPGTLADPDDQSSATVYTKGAWFLQFLEKRFGREVFDPWLKGYFDHFSFQSITTSQFRDYLKANLIDKHPNVVTMQEVDQWLYEPGIPGNAPQVESGRFSTVNAARIAWQGSAKLPDKSITGAWGTQEWVHFLEGMPETLKPEQLQQLDEAYHFTGTPNGEIAMRWYPLAERSGYAAAREEMGKFLERVGRRKLILPVYKALVATPDGLAFAEQVFAKARPGTHPITAGSVEAIIDGAKAKAPAAPVAQ from the coding sequence ATGCGCCAATTGCTTCTGTCCGTTTCCATCGCCGCCGCGCTCGGCGTCTCCGCCACCGGCTGCCAGGGCAACCAGAGCCCGGCACCCGCCGCCCAAGCCCCGGCCGCGCCGGCCGCCGCCGCGGAGAAGGTCGTGGACGAACATTCCTTCTCGCAGCCGGACAAGGTCCGCACCAACGACCTGGCGCTGGATCTGGCCATCGACTTCGACAAGAAGACGATCGGCGGCACCGCCACCTACACGCTGGACTGGGTCGACAAGACCGCCACCCAGCTGGTGCTGGACACCCGCGACCTGACCATCGACAAGGCCGAGGGCCTGGGCGCCGACGGCCAGTGGAGCCCGCTGACGTTCGCGCTGTCGGACAAGGACAAGGTGCTGGGCAGCGCGCTGACCATCGAGACGCCGACCCGCCCGGCCAAGGTGCGCGTCACCTATGCCACCTCGCCGGACGCCTCCGGCCTGCAGTGGCTGGCGCCGTCGATGACCGAGGGCGGCAAGCAGCCCTTCATGTTCAGCCAGTCGCAGCAGATTCATGCCCGCTCGTGGGTGCCGCTGCAGGACACGCCGCAGATCCGCTTCACCTACAGCGCGCACGTCGTCGCGCCTGCCGACGCGATGGTGCTGATGAGCGCCGACAACGACCCGAAGGCGGCGCGCGACGGCGACTACAGCTTCAAGATGCCGCAGAAGATCCCGTCCTACCTGCTCGCCATCGCCGCCGGCGACCTGGTGTTCAAGCCGATCTCCGAGCGCAGCGGCGTGTGGGCCGAGCCGGCGATGGTGGACAAGGCGACCGCCGAGTTCGAAGACACCGAAAAGATGATCGACACCGCCGAGTCGCTGTACGGCCCGTACCGCTGGGGCCGCTACGACCTGCTGGTGCTGCCGCCGTCGTTCCCCTACGGCGGCATGGAGAACCCGCGTCTGACCTTCGCCACGCCCACCGTGATCGTCGGCGACAAGTCGCTGGTGTCGCTGGTCGCGCACGAGTTGGCGCACAGCTGGTCCGGCAACCTGGTCACCTTCGCCACCGACAAGGACAGCTGGCTCAACGAAGGCACCACCACCTACGTGCAGGGCCGCATCACCGAGGCGCTGTACGGCAAGGACATGGCCGAGATGGAGGAGGTGATCGACCGCGACGAGCTCAAGCAGGAGTTCGCCTCCATCGATCCCAAGCTGCAGCGCCTGTCGCTCAAGCCCGGCACCCTGGCCGACCCGGACGACCAGTCCAGCGCCACCGTCTATACCAAGGGCGCGTGGTTCCTGCAGTTCCTGGAGAAGCGTTTCGGCCGCGAGGTGTTCGATCCGTGGCTGAAGGGCTACTTCGACCACTTCTCATTCCAGAGCATCACCACGTCGCAGTTCCGCGACTACCTGAAAGCCAACCTGATCGACAAGCATCCGAACGTGGTGACGATGCAGGAAGTCGACCAGTGGCTGTACGAGCCGGGCATCCCCGGCAACGCGCCGCAGGTGGAGTCGGGCAGGTTCAGCACGGTGAACGCCGCGCGCATCGCCTGGCAGGGCAGCGCCAAGCTGCCGGACAAGAGCATCACCGGCGCGTGGGGCACGCAGGAATGGGTGCACTTCCTCGAAGGCATGCCGGAGACGCTGAAGCCGGAGCAGCTCCAGCAGCTGGACGAGGCCTACCACTTCACCGGTACGCCCAACGGCGAGATCGCGATGCGCTGGTATCCGCTGGCCGAACGCAGCGGCTACGCCGCCGCGCGCGAGGAGATGGGCAAGTTCCTGGAGCGGGTGGGCCGCCGCAAGCTGATCCTGCCGGTCTACAAGGCGCTGGTGGCGACGCCTGACGGCCTGGCGTTCGCCGAGCAGGTGTTCGCGAAGGCCAGGCCGGGCACGCACCCGATCACCGCGGGGTCGGTCGAGGCGATCATCGACGGCGCCAAGGCCAAGGCGCCGGCCGCGCCCGTCGCGCAGTAA
- a CDS encoding alpha/beta fold hydrolase, producing MALLFFASVLIAALLAAIVALWRDPMRLVRGEFARQRRAAGLSRGMVEAAGHRWVYAHRAAADPAAPVVVMVHGFTGSKENWYPLARALGGRYRLLIPDLPGWGESERRPGAAYGFVEQAANVAAFIDALSPERPVVLLGHSMGGGIAALVAARWPERIAKVGLFNAAGVRFDDNQFGLDVLAGKNPFAVEDAATLRRFVDTVFFDDAAKPWIPWPASAALIAKRRADAAFEQTVLDRIGRGDESLLPGEEASRIRQPALLLWGRQDAVIDPSALALYAARIPQARQVLLDGCGHMSIAERPREVAEALVRFLQ from the coding sequence ATGGCGCTGCTTTTCTTTGCATCGGTACTGATCGCGGCGCTGTTGGCCGCGATCGTCGCGCTGTGGCGCGATCCCATGCGGCTGGTGCGCGGCGAGTTCGCGCGCCAGCGCCGCGCCGCCGGGCTGTCGCGCGGCATGGTCGAGGCGGCGGGCCATCGCTGGGTGTATGCGCACCGCGCCGCCGCCGATCCGGCCGCGCCGGTCGTGGTGATGGTCCACGGCTTCACCGGCAGCAAGGAGAACTGGTATCCGCTGGCGCGCGCGCTGGGCGGCCGCTATCGCCTGCTGATTCCGGACCTGCCCGGCTGGGGCGAATCCGAACGCAGGCCCGGCGCGGCTTACGGCTTCGTCGAGCAGGCGGCGAACGTGGCCGCGTTCATCGATGCGCTGTCGCCGGAGCGGCCCGTCGTATTGCTGGGGCATTCGATGGGCGGCGGCATCGCCGCGCTGGTGGCGGCGCGCTGGCCGGAGCGCATCGCCAAAGTGGGATTGTTCAACGCCGCCGGCGTGCGCTTCGACGACAATCAATTCGGCCTGGACGTGCTGGCCGGGAAGAACCCGTTCGCGGTGGAGGACGCGGCGACGCTGCGGCGCTTCGTCGACACGGTGTTCTTCGACGACGCGGCCAAGCCGTGGATTCCGTGGCCGGCCTCCGCCGCGCTGATCGCCAAGCGCCGCGCCGACGCCGCCTTCGAGCAGACGGTGCTGGACCGCATCGGCCGCGGCGACGAGAGCCTGCTGCCCGGCGAGGAAGCCAGCCGCATCCGCCAACCCGCGCTGCTGCTGTGGGGCCGGCAGGACGCGGTGATCGACCCCAGCGCGCTGGCGCTGTACGCCGCGCGCATTCCGCAGGCGCGCCAGGTCCTGCTGGACGGCTGCGGCCACATGTCGATCGCGGAGCGCCCGCGCGAGGTGGCCGAAGCGCTGGTGAGATTCCTGCAATAA
- a CDS encoding carbohydrate kinase family protein → MAALICGSLAYDTIMVFPDQFKNHILPDKVHILNVSFLVPRMRREFGGCAGNIAYNLKLLGGDPIPMATVGADFGPYREWFDEQGITLDHVKVIDELFTPQAFITTDHDNNQITAFHPGAMMRSYENHVRDVPGVTIGIVSPDGYEGMLQNAKEFAEAGIPFIFDPGQAMPLFNGEELRHFIEQADYVCVNDYESNLLQERTGWSERDIAGKVKAYITTRGPKGAEIHADGQTYRIPPAHESRVTDPTGCGDAFRAGLIFGIEKGYDWMTIGRMGNLMGALKVEHPGTQNQRFDYEEFAEQFRQQFSYALA, encoded by the coding sequence ATGGCTGCGCTGATCTGCGGTTCCCTGGCTTACGACACCATCATGGTGTTCCCCGACCAGTTCAAGAACCACATCCTGCCGGACAAGGTGCACATCCTGAACGTCTCGTTCCTGGTGCCGCGGATGCGCCGCGAGTTCGGCGGCTGCGCCGGCAACATCGCCTACAACCTCAAGCTGCTGGGCGGCGACCCGATCCCGATGGCCACCGTCGGCGCCGACTTCGGCCCGTACCGCGAGTGGTTCGACGAACAGGGCATCACCCTGGACCACGTCAAGGTGATCGACGAGCTGTTCACCCCGCAGGCCTTCATCACCACCGACCACGACAACAACCAGATCACCGCCTTCCACCCGGGCGCGATGATGCGCAGCTACGAGAACCACGTGCGCGACGTGCCGGGCGTGACCATCGGCATCGTCAGCCCGGACGGCTACGAGGGCATGCTGCAGAACGCGAAGGAATTCGCCGAGGCCGGCATTCCCTTCATCTTCGATCCGGGCCAGGCGATGCCGCTGTTCAACGGCGAGGAGCTGCGCCACTTCATCGAGCAGGCCGACTACGTCTGCGTGAACGACTACGAGTCCAACCTGCTGCAGGAACGCACCGGCTGGAGCGAGCGCGACATCGCCGGCAAGGTCAAGGCCTACATCACCACCCGCGGCCCCAAGGGCGCCGAGATCCACGCCGACGGCCAGACCTACCGCATCCCGCCCGCGCACGAGAGCCGCGTCACCGACCCGACCGGCTGCGGCGACGCGTTCCGCGCCGGCCTGATCTTCGGCATCGAGAAGGGCTACGACTGGATGACCATCGGCCGCATGGGCAACCTGATGGGCGCGCTCAAGGTCGAGCACCCGGGCACCCAGAACCAGCGCTTCGACTACGAGGAATTCGCGGAGCAGTTCCGCCAGCAGTTCAGCTACGCGCTGGCCTGA
- a CDS encoding rod shape-determining protein, translated as MFKFLRGYFSSDLSIDLGTANTLIYVRGQGIVLNEPSVVAVRQDRGGGARAVAAVGSEAKQMLGRTPGHMTTVRPMKDGVIADFTYTEEMLKHFIRKVHKSRVLRPSPRVLVCVPAGSTQVERRAIKESAEEAGAREVYLIEEPMAAAIGAGMPVTEARGSMVVDIGGGTTEVAVIALNGIVYSQSVRIGGDRFDEAIIAYVRRHHGMLIGDATAEKIKMELGNAYLQQHVREMEISGRHLAEGVPKIITINSNEVLESLREPLAGIVSGIRLALEQTPPELCSDVAERGIVLTGGGALLRDLDKLISEETGLHVQVADDPLTCVARGGGRALELVDMHGNEFFAPE; from the coding sequence ATGTTCAAGTTCCTCAGGGGCTATTTTTCCAGCGACCTGTCCATCGACCTCGGCACCGCCAACACCCTGATCTACGTGCGCGGCCAGGGCATCGTCCTCAACGAACCCTCGGTGGTGGCGGTGCGCCAGGATCGCGGCGGCGGCGCGCGCGCGGTGGCGGCGGTCGGCAGCGAGGCCAAGCAGATGCTCGGCCGCACGCCCGGCCACATGACCACGGTGCGGCCGATGAAGGACGGCGTGATCGCCGACTTCACCTACACCGAGGAAATGCTCAAGCACTTCATCCGCAAGGTGCACAAGTCGCGCGTGCTGCGGCCCAGCCCGCGCGTGCTGGTGTGCGTGCCGGCCGGTTCGACCCAGGTCGAGCGCCGCGCGATCAAGGAGTCGGCGGAAGAGGCCGGCGCGCGCGAGGTCTACCTGATCGAGGAACCGATGGCGGCGGCGATCGGCGCCGGCATGCCGGTGACCGAGGCGCGCGGTTCGATGGTGGTGGACATCGGCGGCGGCACCACCGAGGTGGCGGTGATCGCGCTGAACGGCATCGTCTACTCGCAGTCGGTGCGCATCGGCGGCGACCGCTTCGACGAGGCGATCATCGCCTACGTGCGCCGCCACCACGGCATGCTGATCGGCGACGCGACCGCCGAGAAGATCAAGATGGAGCTGGGCAACGCCTACCTGCAGCAGCACGTGCGCGAAATGGAAATCTCCGGCCGCCACCTGGCCGAGGGCGTGCCGAAGATCATCACCATCAATTCCAACGAGGTGCTGGAGTCGCTGCGCGAGCCGCTGGCCGGCATCGTCTCCGGCATCCGCCTGGCGCTGGAGCAGACCCCGCCGGAGCTGTGTTCCGACGTGGCCGAGCGCGGCATCGTGCTGACCGGCGGCGGCGCGCTGCTGCGCGACCTCGACAAGCTGATCTCCGAGGAGACCGGCCTGCACGTGCAGGTGGCGGACGATCCGCTGACCTGCGTGGCGCGCGGCGGCGGCCGGGCGCTGGAACTGGTGGACATGCACGGCAACGAGTTCTTCGCGCCGGAATGA
- the mreC gene encoding rod shape-determining protein MreC yields MPHAGPSASRPGDIAGVLRLLAFLVLGVALMLLDHRGGWLRSTRVHAEAAVQPLWWLAGLPSRAGESLRENAVTRTQLASDNARLRQALLLTEARNARLRTAAAENARLRGLLDSAERGRLDVQLAGVIDIDLDPTRQRLLLDAGSGSGVRAGQPVIDAGGLMGQVIATTPTTATVLLLTDPDHAVPVMVARSGVRLVVYGTGRSDALRLADVPLSADVREGDELLTSGLGDRFPPGFAVGKVGALRADDTRAFLEADVAPAAQLDRGRDVLLLRGYKPAEAGAPAAAASTSAASTAAPAASAASASAPPPASKPTASVPPAERAR; encoded by the coding sequence ATGCCCCACGCCGGCCCTTCCGCTTCCCGCCCCGGCGACATCGCCGGCGTGCTGCGGCTGCTGGCGTTCCTGGTGCTGGGCGTCGCGCTGATGCTGCTGGACCATCGCGGCGGCTGGCTGCGCTCCACGCGCGTCCACGCCGAGGCGGCGGTGCAGCCGTTGTGGTGGCTGGCCGGGCTGCCGTCGCGGGCAGGCGAGAGCCTGCGCGAGAACGCGGTCACCCGCACCCAGCTGGCCAGCGACAACGCGCGCCTGCGCCAGGCCCTGCTGCTCACCGAAGCGCGCAACGCCCGGCTGCGCACCGCCGCCGCCGAGAACGCGCGCCTGCGCGGCCTGCTGGACAGCGCCGAGCGCGGCCGCCTCGACGTGCAGCTGGCCGGCGTCATCGACATCGACCTCGATCCCACCCGCCAGCGCCTGCTGCTGGACGCCGGCAGCGGCAGCGGCGTGCGCGCCGGCCAGCCGGTGATCGACGCCGGCGGGCTGATGGGGCAGGTCATCGCCACCACCCCGACCACCGCCACCGTGCTGCTGCTGACCGATCCCGACCATGCGGTGCCGGTGATGGTGGCGCGCAGCGGCGTGCGGCTGGTGGTCTACGGCACCGGCCGCAGCGACGCGCTGCGGCTGGCCGACGTGCCGCTGTCGGCCGACGTGCGCGAGGGCGACGAGCTGCTGACCTCGGGGCTGGGCGACCGCTTTCCCCCGGGCTTTGCGGTGGGCAAGGTCGGCGCGTTGCGCGCCGACGATACCCGCGCCTTCCTCGAAGCCGATGTCGCTCCGGCCGCGCAGCTCGACCGCGGCCGCGACGTGCTGCTGCTGCGCGGCTACAAGCCGGCCGAGGCGGGCGCGCCGGCCGCCGCCGCATCGACGTCCGCGGCTTCGACCGCCGCGCCCGCCGCATCGGCGGCTTCCGCTTCCGCGCCGCCTCCGGCATCGAAGCCGACCGCATCCGTACCCCCTGCGGAGCGCGCGCGATGA
- the mreD gene encoding rod shape-determining protein MreD codes for MSRLRNGWVLPASLVLALLLGLVPLPGVLQALRPYWLALVLAYWLLEAPHRVGLGTAFLLGLLADLAFGSLLGEQSLRLVVLAFILERFRARLRFFPVSQQALTIGVLLLNDRVITAGIHLAMGVPQLPWPYWAAPVVGMLLWPPLHLLLDVLRLRRRG; via the coding sequence ATGAGCCGCCTGCGCAACGGCTGGGTGCTGCCGGCCAGCCTGGTACTGGCGCTGCTGCTGGGGCTGGTGCCGCTGCCGGGCGTGCTGCAGGCGCTGCGGCCGTACTGGCTGGCGCTGGTGCTGGCCTACTGGCTGCTGGAGGCGCCGCACCGGGTCGGGCTGGGCACGGCGTTCCTGCTCGGCCTGCTGGCCGACCTCGCCTTCGGCAGCCTGCTCGGCGAGCAGTCGCTGCGGCTGGTGGTGCTGGCCTTCATCCTCGAACGCTTCCGCGCGCGGCTGCGGTTCTTCCCGGTGTCGCAGCAGGCGCTGACCATCGGCGTGCTGCTGCTCAACGACCGTGTCATCACCGCGGGCATCCACCTGGCGATGGGCGTGCCGCAGCTGCCCTGGCCGTACTGGGCCGCGCCGGTGGTGGGGATGCTGCTGTGGCCGCCGCTGCACCTGCTGCTGGACGTGCTGCGCCTGCGCCGGCGCGGTTGA